From a region of the Methanolobus tindarius DSM 2278 genome:
- the glgP gene encoding alpha-glucan family phosphorylase translates to MDNFIGSKKRKIAYFSMEIGLRCGMPTYSGGLGILAGDTIRASADLGLPFIAVTLINKRGYFIQKLDSEGRQTEHPHNWDPSDYMQSLPYEVTVNIQGKEVKVRSWLYVHHSLTEETVPVLFLDTDIEGNSVEDRQITDSLYGGDRRYRLKQEIILGIGGVRMLRKLGCSIQKYHMNEGHSSLLTLELLKENDMNASKVKELCVFTTHTPIESGHDVFSHDLVRELVSQNSDFEILKKYGGEHQLNMTLLGLNLSNYVNGVAKRHRQISEKMFPGYKFSSITNGVHSYTWVGPHMKELYNKYLPCWANEPELLVRARSIPDNEILKAHRKAKKDLLDYVNKECGTNMDCDTLTIGFARRVTEYKRPTLIFSDLNRLRKVNEAGKIQLIFSGKAHPRDLMGKLLIERIYGYMRELKGEIEIAYIENYNMDISMKLVSGVDVWLNTPKKPLEASGTSGMKAAHNGVVNFSVLDGWWIEGCVEGITGYSIGPKLEADKTPEQVEMMELDDLYYKLEYIMIPTYYKRKDEWAKMMSNSIEMLSYYFNSHRMMLHYVTEAYL, encoded by the coding sequence ATGGATAATTTCATTGGGTCTAAAAAACGCAAGATAGCTTATTTTTCAATGGAGATCGGACTTCGCTGTGGAATGCCCACATATAGTGGTGGTCTTGGGATACTTGCAGGTGACACAATAAGGGCAAGTGCGGATCTTGGTCTTCCGTTTATTGCTGTTACTCTTATCAACAAAAGAGGATACTTCATTCAGAAACTTGACTCTGAAGGAAGGCAGACAGAGCATCCACACAACTGGGATCCTTCAGACTATATGCAGTCCCTTCCTTACGAAGTGACTGTCAATATACAAGGAAAAGAAGTAAAAGTCAGGTCTTGGCTTTATGTTCATCACAGTCTCACCGAGGAAACAGTTCCAGTATTATTCCTTGATACGGACATAGAAGGTAACTCTGTAGAAGACCGTCAGATAACCGATAGTCTCTACGGTGGAGACCGCAGGTATCGTCTCAAACAGGAGATAATACTGGGAATCGGCGGTGTCAGGATGCTTAGAAAACTAGGTTGTTCTATTCAGAAGTACCACATGAATGAAGGACACTCCAGTTTACTCACTCTGGAACTGTTGAAAGAGAACGATATGAATGCCTCAAAAGTCAAAGAACTTTGTGTATTCACAACTCATACACCTATTGAAAGTGGACATGATGTGTTCTCACATGATCTTGTCAGGGAACTTGTCAGCCAGAATTCGGATTTTGAGATTTTGAAGAAATATGGTGGTGAACATCAGCTGAATATGACACTGCTTGGGCTGAATTTATCCAATTATGTGAATGGAGTAGCCAAAAGACACAGGCAGATATCAGAAAAAATGTTCCCGGGATACAAGTTCAGCTCAATCACAAACGGAGTACACTCTTACACATGGGTGGGACCTCACATGAAAGAGCTTTATAATAAATATCTTCCATGCTGGGCAAACGAACCAGAACTGCTTGTAAGAGCCCGGAGCATTCCGGATAATGAGATATTAAAAGCTCACAGAAAAGCAAAAAAGGATCTCCTGGACTATGTAAACAAAGAATGTGGCACGAATATGGATTGTGACACTCTGACGATTGGTTTTGCCAGAAGAGTTACCGAATACAAGAGACCTACATTAATATTTTCTGATCTGAACCGGCTTCGCAAGGTTAACGAAGCAGGAAAAATACAACTGATTTTCTCAGGAAAAGCCCACCCGAGAGATCTTATGGGAAAATTACTCATCGAAAGAATTTACGGGTACATGCGAGAGCTTAAAGGTGAGATAGAGATAGCTTATATTGAGAATTACAATATGGACATATCCATGAAGCTCGTCTCTGGTGTGGATGTCTGGCTGAATACTCCCAAGAAACCTCTTGAAGCCTCAGGCACCAGCGGTATGAAAGCAGCTCACAACGGTGTTGTGAATTTCAGTGTCCTTGATGGCTGGTGGATAGAAGGCTGTGTGGAAGGTATCACAGGTTATTCTATTGGTCCGAAGCTTGAGGCCGATAAGACTCCTGAGCAGGTTGAGATGATGGAGCTTGATGACCTCTATTATAAGCTGGAGTACATCATGATACCTACATATTATAAGAGAAAGGATGAATGGGCAAAAATGATGAGCAATTCCATTGAGATGTTATCCTATTACTTCAATAGCCACAGGATGATGCTTCATTACGTTACCGAAGCCTATCTGTGA
- a CDS encoding S-layer protein domain-containing protein gives MYICISFVLAGNAMAETITVDLSGDGDYTSIQDAIDNSDSGDSIVVKSGTYMENLIIEKSISIISESQNPDTVTIRPIDNQSYTICINSNDVVLKGFTVTGADFSKAVFLYESSSCLIENNVVKSNKYGIYLNNSDNNEIINNTLESNDYIGLCLFESNSNEIKSTYSFNDLIGFDLVKSCNNTVIENHLQGDKVYGIYFHESSHNNSLINNSIIHTYSYEVSSTSVNSLSVDSSNIDSPDEFELVTKEIVIYPNENDGKNSTDLVLSSASSSYVTPNLAVASGIGLFLRYNNKENLIAGNTIENSYMEGMYVGYNSSGNTIYNNYFNNDLNLKQYSNSSNTWNIDKTAGENIVGGPYLGGNCWTNPSGTDFCQTHLDTDEDGICDETYTINENNVDFLPLYSYQNLIPEASIFSVSPGYVKAGETVHFAGIGIDHDGYILEYKWESSIDGILSDNAYFNTNKLSPGNHTIHLKVKDNEDEWSAEVTSLLIVENDNDAYIRSQVYNGSNLYSIFKENAINIENGSSAIEINSSNFKAFNYDLDTNKGSESLRIYNTTNTNQSADGRTLEEGRLNYKTEILQVPYKADFDNEEVYGSTYPTTYPSIGFFGDRYVSLSDESPDEIVKLLLDSDDKHLIRTSFSLELPEGYELTAKQIDVEGNKVWMELSQNGEFIEDEVIDLSRGPVTWEYYQDVGDEDNVIVFRLLVTDVFMGEVDEFVDVEGIWLIDFENPINVEEGSTFNEMEVQLVDNDSIRMNNSNNIVLEKDSTINVANDLNFKVADSDSLRFCLIKTYDQSTQHDIPGAIATGPESWDYLNFAGLFYDIDNAISSETLEVTQPLTSTERIIDPGNLTYRTTIQKSYFSCDELNSDGEQYEVVGILGEKYIPLEQGNPAKLGKLLLDTDKEYIVTGSGNIDFKDDYSIRYSYDEEEDEFHIYFQKGNWIYGGTSIDNTIVFDPVSQDAIWKWEYDIAGVDDVRVMKLHIKKIEGPVSKQFIIDGIWILDFDDILDFEISDEEGLLEVADISENSITFSNSNYINLLSGERFDIYNCLKLEVADNSTLYYYPVIEKTIPENTPANIDSYETRIRSYQNENPTINISLDCPSDVVWYLDGDYQQINYSVTDASYYSDTYASGDYDITAFVSNENGTDVINWDWGIIKPTTSVDITHTGNIEVRSPVYDKNDIFALNDNNTFLEINASNFAGFYYDLDRNTSTESIIIKNITAAENGDLKVGKYGLNYSTSIQQVMYKSDYGNSKYGLNETYQVIGILGDPYVPITEIENSKTCKFAKLLVDTDNKYTLRTNSSLELANGYALTAKQIKVEENKVLLELSRNGEFVEDEVIDVSDGLAIWEYYSDLGNESNVLIYRLLVSDVFMGQVDALAVTQGMWLIDSNEDNLLEIDHGDRFSELDVDLLDNNRIKMSNNHDAIILKKGEDTTIALDLSIKLSNSSDHNFYLKKDIYPTEEYELRGTVATGPIIWNNGLSWNFKDFAGFVYDFEENIGTEQININYISNSSIEEEGITYYSTLIQKEYAGNFTPENNIHNNEKYPMVGIFGEEYVSLKDSRPDELAKLVIDSDSQYTLKIGSPLELPEGYELIVNEIENNNTAVISILKNRELLFSENIDSFAGEFTLEFKEDIGSQENVIVVRTNIKEIVTEQTDSYIVLNGLWIVDSESYLAINIGYRFGEFVVDSIAEDNIHMFNFRSISIGKGYEIELAEGINLRISDSDSLLFYPYREYKPTGALSNYLPSVSSLLLSTNITTFNSDVSFYGNGTDQDGSIVAYNWRSNIDGQLSTNSSFTSSELSIGNHTIYFKAKDDNGDWSEEVSTNLLVNAASPSITTTSSSGGGGGGGGGGTSGELYENIAFKDVKSEFITKDSVTNYDFENENNEVEFIQFTASRNWGKISATIECLHDTSALVDKEPEGTVYRNLNIWVGKSGFSDSDNIKDCIIGFKVSRQWLEDNDIDEDSIRLLHYSDGEWEELDTEMTGEDDEYLHFEAKTSGFSPFAIVGDSKEENLNSNSDDAKMSTNSIENNNNVEEEMTETASQSTPGFESITLIAAFLLAVCCITRVRKD, from the coding sequence ATGTATATATGTATTTCCTTTGTGCTTGCAGGAAATGCGATGGCTGAAACTATTACAGTGGATTTGTCAGGAGATGGAGATTATACTTCTATTCAGGATGCTATTGACAATTCAGATTCTGGGGATTCTATCGTTGTCAAATCAGGAACGTATATGGAGAATCTGATAATTGAAAAATCTATTTCTATTATATCAGAATCTCAAAATCCAGACACTGTAACGATAAGGCCAATTGATAATCAAAGTTATACAATATGTATCAATTCAAATGATGTTGTACTGAAAGGTTTTACTGTAACTGGTGCAGACTTTTCTAAAGCAGTATTTCTTTATGAGTCATCGAGTTGTCTGATAGAGAATAACGTTGTTAAGTCAAACAAATATGGAATTTACCTTAACAATTCAGATAATAATGAAATCATCAATAATACCCTGGAATCTAACGATTATATTGGATTATGCCTCTTTGAAAGTAATAGTAATGAAATAAAATCAACATATTCATTTAATGACCTTATAGGATTTGATCTTGTAAAATCCTGCAACAATACTGTTATTGAAAACCATTTACAGGGCGATAAAGTATACGGGATATATTTCCATGAGTCATCTCACAACAATTCACTGATTAATAACTCTATAATTCACACTTATTCTTATGAAGTTTCATCAACAAGTGTAAACTCATTGAGTGTTGATTCCTCAAATATTGATAGTCCTGATGAGTTTGAACTTGTTACAAAAGAGATAGTAATCTACCCAAACGAAAATGATGGTAAAAACAGCACAGATTTAGTATTGAGCTCTGCCTCTAGCTCCTATGTCACCCCTAATCTGGCAGTAGCAAGCGGAATTGGATTGTTTTTGAGATATAACAATAAAGAAAACCTGATAGCTGGAAATACTATAGAGAACAGTTATATGGAAGGAATGTACGTTGGCTACAATTCTTCCGGAAATACAATATATAACAATTATTTCAACAACGATTTAAACCTGAAACAATATTCAAATTCATCTAATACATGGAATATCGATAAAACAGCAGGAGAAAATATTGTTGGCGGACCATATCTTGGAGGGAATTGTTGGACCAATCCATCAGGAACGGATTTTTGCCAAACGCATCTTGATACAGATGAAGATGGAATTTGCGATGAGACCTATACAATTAATGAAAACAATGTAGATTTCTTACCTCTTTATTCCTACCAAAATCTAATTCCTGAAGCTTCAATTTTCTCAGTATCACCTGGATACGTAAAGGCCGGGGAGACTGTTCACTTTGCAGGAATAGGTATTGATCACGACGGTTATATTCTGGAATATAAATGGGAATCAAGCATTGATGGAATATTGAGTGACAATGCTTACTTCAACACTAATAAATTGTCACCTGGAAATCACACCATTCATCTCAAAGTAAAAGACAACGAAGATGAATGGTCAGCAGAAGTTACAAGCCTATTGATCGTGGAAAATGATAATGATGCATATATCAGAAGTCAGGTTTATAATGGAAGTAACCTCTACTCTATTTTTAAAGAAAATGCCATTAACATTGAAAACGGATCTTCTGCAATCGAAATAAATTCTTCTAATTTCAAAGCCTTCAACTACGATCTGGATACTAATAAAGGCAGTGAATCATTAAGGATTTACAATACCACAAATACTAACCAATCAGCAGATGGCAGGACTCTCGAAGAAGGAAGACTCAATTACAAAACTGAAATACTTCAGGTACCTTACAAAGCAGACTTTGATAACGAAGAGGTGTATGGATCTACATATCCTACCACCTATCCATCAATAGGGTTCTTTGGTGACAGATATGTATCCCTATCAGATGAAAGTCCAGATGAAATTGTTAAATTGCTTTTAGATAGCGATGATAAACATCTGATTAGAACAAGTTTTTCCTTAGAACTCCCGGAAGGGTATGAACTTACAGCAAAACAAATCGATGTTGAAGGAAATAAAGTCTGGATGGAACTATCCCAAAATGGAGAGTTTATAGAAGATGAAGTTATTGATCTTTCAAGAGGTCCTGTTACATGGGAGTATTATCAGGATGTTGGTGATGAGGATAATGTCATTGTTTTTAGATTACTTGTTACTGATGTATTCATGGGAGAGGTAGACGAATTTGTTGATGTAGAAGGTATATGGTTAATTGATTTTGAAAATCCCATAAATGTAGAAGAGGGATCTACTTTCAATGAAATGGAAGTCCAACTGGTGGATAATGATTCAATCAGAATGAACAATTCGAATAATATTGTTCTTGAAAAAGATAGTACTATAAATGTTGCCAATGACCTTAACTTTAAAGTTGCTGATTCAGATTCATTACGTTTCTGTCTGATTAAAACATACGACCAATCAACTCAACATGACATCCCAGGTGCTATTGCAACAGGACCGGAATCATGGGATTATTTGAATTTTGCTGGTCTATTCTATGATATTGACAATGCCATATCTTCTGAAACACTTGAAGTAACACAACCTTTGACGAGTACTGAACGAATAATAGACCCAGGAAACCTCACATATAGAACAACTATCCAGAAAAGTTATTTCTCATGTGATGAATTAAATTCTGACGGAGAGCAATATGAAGTTGTAGGTATACTCGGAGAGAAGTACATACCTTTAGAACAGGGAAATCCGGCAAAACTTGGAAAACTGCTTCTTGATACAGATAAAGAATATATTGTGACCGGAAGTGGTAATATTGATTTTAAGGATGATTACAGTATTCGTTATTCCTATGATGAAGAAGAAGACGAGTTTCACATTTATTTCCAAAAAGGAAACTGGATATATGGTGGAACATCCATTGATAACACCATAGTTTTTGACCCGGTATCTCAAGATGCTATATGGAAATGGGAATATGACATTGCAGGTGTAGACGATGTCAGAGTTATGAAATTGCATATTAAAAAAATAGAGGGACCGGTTTCGAAACAATTTATAATTGATGGTATTTGGATTCTGGACTTTGACGATATACTGGACTTTGAAATTTCAGATGAAGAGGGTCTACTAGAAGTAGCTGATATTTCAGAGAATTCTATCACTTTCTCAAATTCGAATTATATCAATCTGTTATCAGGAGAGAGATTTGATATTTACAATTGTTTGAAATTGGAAGTTGCAGATAACAGTACACTTTATTACTATCCGGTGATTGAAAAGACAATACCCGAAAATACACCAGCAAATATTGATTCTTATGAAACCAGAATAAGAAGTTACCAAAATGAGAATCCTACAATTAATATAAGCCTGGATTGTCCTTCTGATGTGGTATGGTATTTAGATGGAGATTATCAACAGATCAATTACTCAGTAACAGATGCATCCTATTATTCAGATACTTATGCATCAGGTGATTATGACATTACTGCCTTTGTATCAAACGAAAATGGAACAGATGTTATAAACTGGGACTGGGGAATTATAAAACCAACAACTTCAGTTGATATTACCCATACAGGAAATATCGAAGTCAGAAGCCCTGTATATGACAAAAATGATATATTTGCACTTAATGATAACAATACTTTCCTAGAAATCAATGCTTCCAATTTTGCAGGTTTTTATTATGACCTTGACAGAAACACTTCAACTGAATCGATTATTATAAAAAATATTACCGCTGCAGAAAACGGAGACTTAAAGGTTGGAAAATATGGGCTAAATTATTCCACTTCTATTCAGCAGGTCATGTACAAATCAGATTATGGAAATAGCAAATATGGATTAAATGAAACATATCAAGTAATAGGAATTCTGGGTGATCCTTATGTTCCAATTACTGAAATAGAAAATAGTAAAACTTGCAAGTTTGCAAAATTACTGGTTGACACTGATAATAAATACACATTAAGAACAAATTCTTCTCTTGAACTTGCAAATGGCTATGCTCTTACAGCAAAACAAATTAAAGTTGAAGAAAATAAGGTCTTGTTGGAGCTATCCCGAAACGGAGAGTTCGTTGAAGATGAAGTAATAGATGTAAGTGATGGATTAGCAATATGGGAGTATTATTCTGATCTTGGAAACGAATCTAATGTACTTATCTACAGACTACTTGTAAGTGATGTATTCATGGGGCAAGTCGATGCTCTTGCAGTTACACAAGGAATGTGGTTGATAGACAGTAATGAAGATAACCTGCTTGAAATTGATCACGGAGACCGCTTCAGCGAACTAGATGTCGATCTCTTGGACAATAACAGAATAAAGATGTCCAATAACCATGATGCCATCATTCTGAAAAAAGGAGAAGACACAACCATTGCACTGGATTTATCAATAAAACTTTCAAATTCAAGTGATCACAATTTCTATCTTAAAAAGGATATTTATCCTACTGAGGAATATGAACTTAGAGGTACAGTAGCTACAGGACCAATTATATGGAATAATGGATTGTCCTGGAATTTCAAGGACTTTGCAGGCTTTGTATATGACTTTGAAGAAAATATCGGAACAGAACAAATCAATATCAACTATATTTCAAATAGCTCTATCGAAGAAGAAGGAATCACTTATTACTCCACACTCATTCAAAAAGAGTATGCTGGAAATTTCACTCCTGAAAACAACATCCATAATAATGAAAAATATCCTATGGTAGGTATTTTCGGAGAAGAATACGTATCCCTTAAAGACAGTAGACCGGATGAATTAGCAAAACTGGTAATTGATTCTGATTCACAATATACTTTGAAAATAGGTTCACCGCTTGAACTTCCAGAAGGTTATGAATTAATCGTAAATGAGATTGAAAACAATAATACTGCAGTTATAAGCATATTAAAGAACAGAGAACTACTATTCAGTGAAAATATAGATTCTTTTGCTGGAGAGTTTACTCTGGAATTTAAGGAAGATATAGGTTCTCAGGAAAATGTCATTGTTGTCCGCACAAATATCAAAGAAATAGTTACCGAACAAACAGACAGTTATATAGTCCTGAATGGTCTCTGGATAGTAGATTCTGAAAGCTATCTTGCAATAAATATAGGATACAGATTTGGGGAATTTGTAGTCGATTCTATCGCTGAAGATAATATTCATATGTTTAATTTCAGAAGTATTTCTATAGGAAAGGGGTATGAGATTGAACTTGCTGAAGGGATCAACCTTAGAATATCAGACAGTGATTCACTACTGTTCTATCCTTATAGAGAATATAAGCCAACCGGAGCACTAAGCAATTATTTACCATCTGTCTCATCATTACTTCTATCAACAAATATTACAACATTCAACTCAGACGTAAGCTTCTATGGAAATGGAACCGATCAAGATGGTTCCATAGTCGCCTACAACTGGCGTTCCAACATCGATGGCCAATTAAGCACCAACTCCAGTTTCACAAGTTCTGAGCTCTCTATAGGTAATCACACGATATACTTCAAAGCCAAAGACGACAATGGTGACTGGTCCGAAGAAGTTTCAACAAATCTTCTGGTTAATGCAGCTTCCCCTTCAATCACAACAACCTCGAGCTCCGGCGGCGGTGGCGGAGGAGGAGGCGGTGGAACCTCTGGCGAACTTTACGAAAACATCGCATTCAAGGACGTTAAATCAGAATTCATAACCAAAGATTCAGTCACAAACTACGACTTTGAGAATGAGAACAATGAAGTAGAATTCATCCAGTTCACAGCTTCCCGCAACTGGGGTAAGATATCTGCAACCATTGAATGTTTGCATGACACATCTGCCCTCGTGGACAAGGAGCCTGAAGGAACAGTGTACCGCAACCTCAACATATGGGTTGGAAAATCAGGATTCTCAGATTCAGACAATATCAAAGACTGCATTATAGGGTTTAAAGTAAGCAGGCAGTGGCTTGAAGACAACGACATAGATGAAGATTCTATCAGGCTGTTGCACTATTCAGATGGAGAATGGGAAGAACTTGATACGGAAATGACAGGTGAAGATGATGAGTATCTTCACTTTGAAGCAAAAACATCAGGATTTTCTCCGTTTGCAATAGTTGGCGATTCTAAGGAAGAAAACCTGAATTCTAACTCTGACGACGCAAAAATGTCAACTAATTCAATTGAAAACAACAATAATGTTGAAGAGGAAATGACTGAAACTGCATCACAGAGCACACCTGGCTTTGAAAGCATTACTTTAATAGCCGCATTTTTGCTTGCTGTCTGTTGCATTACTCGCGTGAGGAAGGACTAA